A stretch of DNA from Salvelinus fontinalis isolate EN_2023a chromosome 17, ASM2944872v1, whole genome shotgun sequence:
CTAATATTACTGTATTTTTTAACAATGTCATGGTGCTGTCATCAAAACATTTgataaatgcactgtatacatgcATTATAGTATTCAATTATGTTAGTGTTCAAGTATTTATGTTATCAACATGTTGGATGAAGTGTAACGTATGTAGCATAACATGTCGGTCAAATTGTATCTTATATGGCTTATTTGAAGGTGAAGCACTGGTTTGATTTTATATGAGGGTTATGCCTAAAGATGACCTTCtcgatgtgtgtgtttatgtgaaaTAACTAAAGTCAGTATTATGGCCCATTCATTGGTCATTGTGCTTCCTTGCCTTAAACTGTTCTTATGAAACAAAGAGTCAGCTCCTGAACATTAAGAGATGGAACCAAGGCCTTTGTTGACCTGTGCTCTCCTAGTGTTTTTTACTGCACTTAAAATACAAGGAAGTAAACTGTTTTAAAGAGTTGCATTTTATTGAATTAATGTATCTTTTTTTATGTATTGTCAATGTATTTTCTAGTAAAACAACTACAGACTGATGTTCCCTATTGAGTTATGTGCATGACTCCCTGGAAGACAAGCCCCGACTGAATGGAAAGGTTTGAGGAGATCAGAAAGATGCCATTAGTCACTGTAGCAACTGCATACTGTAGTAGCAGAACCTTCCATCTGCAGCCAAGTCTCTTTGTTTAATCCAGAAGTCTTGGTTTATGCTTTACCCTGTTATTATCAATGTAAGTTGTATGGCTTCAGGCAAAGGTGTGTCTTGCACACTTTATCCTGTGGAAATGGAACATTTCATGCATCTAATTGAATCTCTACAGTACATTTACAAGTTGATATGATTGGGATCAGTGTGGCTCATTCGCACACCCCTTATTGGACTCTGCACTGCACCACTCTTTTACATGCCAAAGAAACACCATAAACCTCCTGCACAGGACAGTACCTTAGGTAGCAAGAGGCTGACCTCTAGTGGTCATGTGAATACAAATTACCATGCATTTCAAGCATACAGAGCAGTCATAGTAACAAGATCCTTAGCTTCTGGAGAGCACAAATCTACTAACTGTATACTTCACCCTTTTTAAATAAGCAAAATGAGGTGCAGAGCAATTACCGAAaaatggatagtaatggttggATCATCAGATGGTTGAATACCCTCGacatggagaaacagacagagacagacgcctgACAGATCAATGATGAGATCAGAGATAAGCATTATGTTAATCATATACATTTCTATTGAATCCATGTAGTAGTATAAAATACAGACATTTTGATAGTGAAGATCAGAGGTCACAGAGAAAATTACAATCACATATTTACTTTCCAACTCAGGCACATGATAAAAAGCATGCTGCAGTGGCATTTACCATAGTTACAGAAAGAAACATAAATATATACCCTGAACATTGAGTGTTCCACCCAAACTCTTATTGCATTGACTCTCCATAATTCTTTCAAATAACAGAATTGTGAACTTCGCTTTAGTAGGAAGGCTGCAATATGAACTAAATGACAATGGATTACTGTGTATAACATATAGCTAGATCCTAGAGGTTTCCCAGACTACATGGAAAAACTCCTTGCCCTACTTATAGGAACAGTACTGATAAAATACAACTGAATAAGTGATTGAATAGGAAACACTCCATTGTCAAGGCCTTGTCTATCATCCCAACCTGGACAGGGGTTCTTCAGTGCAGGGTATGGTTTGCCTGACAGTCATTGGAGCAGAACCAGGACTTCACCAGACCATGTAACCTGCCCAGGacttttcctggtcaggtcacatggtcagttCCTGGCCCTAAGTGTTCCAATTGGTCCTGCATGGCTCAGTTGTTAGAGCACGGTGCTTGTAATCGCAGGATTGTGGGTTTGACTCCTGGGCCACCCACATGTCAAATGTATGCACGGATGActtaagtcgctttggataaaagcatctgctaaatggcatatatcatAACCACTTAGCCAACTAGTGTCCACTGATCAGAATGTAGTGGAATAGGCCCATCTAATAAAAATCTCCCACCAACACTGGAGCCATTTCTGTGGCACTAACGAGGTACAGACCAAGACACACATGACATCTTGGTTTGTCAGTCATGTATGCTTTTTCAGTCTACATCGTTACATATGTTCTGGACCACTCTGTTGAACTCCATTGGTTGGTCAGCATATACATGGTGAGACGCATCATCTATCAtctgaagagagacagagacaggaatgATCACATGGGTATCGTATTATGTCTTGTTGTATGATACGTTTTATCCTCTAAATCTGTATATCTAAGACCTCAAAACTTAAATGAAATAAATCCCCCCCTTACTCACCACAGTGCGTGTGGCTGTCTGGACCCTGATCTGGGCCACCTTGTCTCCCGAGGCGCTGTCCACCCAGGAGCGTGAACCATATAGCATGGTAAGAGGCATGGAGGGGGGCAGCAGGTGAACCCGCTGTAGCATGGGCCTCTTGGCCCAGCCCAGGGTCTCTGACATGGCCCTGAAGCCTACCTCCCCACTGGggatagagggaagagaaggaggacaaAGAGGGTTGAGAGTGACAGAGGGAAGAGGATCATGGAATAAAGGAAGGGGTTTTAgaagaaataaatgttttgtaatTCTGTGGCAAATTCAGGCTAGTAAAGTAAGGCCATGTCCCTATGGGCTCAGGAGAATGTGAACGCAGTATGCAGCTTAATAGTGGTGATATGTAACGCAAGCCAAGAAGTGACTCTACGTACCTAGGGGTCTGAGCATTACAGTGGTAGATGTACTCGGTCATGGTATCATCATCAAACAAGTCCTCAAATTTCCTCTTGAAATCTGGACGCAATCTATTTACCAACCCTGGACCTGACAGAATGAAAGGAAAAGAGAAAAAGGGAACGATGGATGTATTATTATAACATGATAAAATTGTGAAAGCTTTGAATAAGTGATCTGAATGTGAATAAAGTGTCTCTCACCCCATGGACCTGCTGCTCTGATGACAGCCAGAGGGTTGAACAGAGAGACGACTGAGGCCACAGCCTTGACCCAGCGTGGCAGGGGTGGCCTCTTCACCACCTCTGGCCCCTGGCCCGCCGGGGTCTCCACCCCTGGCTGTGGGTGTTCAGGGAAACCCCACGGGTCCACCAGGATCAGGTGACTCACCCTAAAGAAGGGGAGACACAATCAAAGTTATTATTCCATTACTATAATAAAATTGGTcatggagtttttcctgaccaggaatcaTGGTCCTAATGATTAATAATAAAGTGCAGTGTAGATCAATTTTTGAACTGTCACTGTACATAAGGAGACATACTATACGTCAATCAATAGCTTTAAGGCAATACCATCATAAATACTATGACATCATCATAAATAAAAACATGGCCTCTCACCTAGAAGGGTGTTGGATGGCGTAAGATGTTGCCAGGTATCCCCCCAGACTGTGTCCCAGTAAAATCATGTTCTCCAGGCCTACAGACTCCCTCCACCGCTCCATGGAGTTGACAAACTGTTCCTCGGCCAGGGCAGCATCTGTGGGGAAGGGGGGTCGGGAGCTCCGGCCAAACCCCAGGAGGTCGAAGGCGTAGACGGGCCGAGAGTGACTCAGAGCATCCAGGTTACGaatccacagacccactcctCCTCCAAACCCATGGACCATCACCAGAGGAGTCTTCTTAGGGGctatgggagggagggaaggcatagaaagagagacagaacgaaagagagagaagcagatcGAGAGACAGACAAGAAGTTAATACCAAGACAAAAGCTAATTCATATGTCAAAAGCCTAGAGGGACAAGGAGACGGTGAGAGTGAGAATACTTTGCTCAAGAGGTTTGTGGGTGGTCTTGTTGGTCAACGTGAGGGTCCAGATCCTGTCCTGGTTGGGTAACGTGACAAACCTGGACCACACTTCATTCTGtatacctgacacacacacacacacacacaccagagacaaGTGAAGTGTTACTATATAAACAAGAAGTCAACCATTTTGCTCCTCTGAAAAGATAGAAAGAAGTTTAGTTATTAACATGGTCTTACAGGAGAGGATTTTGGCCTCTGTGCTCTTCAGGAGGGACATGGAAGTCGGACGCCAGGAAGGCCACCAACCCCACCCAGAGTATGGCctggagggagagatgatagaCATTGTGTTACTATAGCCGTCAGGAACATGAACACTGTACTATGACACTAACGACATGATCACTACAGTGCAGACACAGAGTAGGGTAAAGGTCTAAGCGTCAGCCTATCAAACACACCTGAAGCTAGTATTCCTTGAGCGACCTCAGACACAGTTATACAACCAGTAGTTCTCACCACGTGACCTGACCAGGGAAAACTCCTGACCCTATAATTAAAAAACAGCTGACACAGGTGGGGGGCAGTAATTAAAGTAATGCAGAGGACATGATGAAAAGTGCTGTGTCACTCACTGTTACTTGTTCCCCCCACACAGCGTCGCTGCTGCACTGCTCTTCAATGAACACAGATCGAACCTACGTTGTAGCCTACATTGTTGTTATGTAGCCTAGTCTCAATGTCATAGTTTGCCAGCCACCATCATCATAACAAAACTTGTTTTGACAGACATTATATAGTCAGACCATTTAAAGGTGGTATAGCATCAACACATCAAAAGATTATGAAAGCAGTAGGATATGTCTGGAAGGATAGTTAAACAACATGAGTTACAACTTACTCTGTCTCAGTTTCGTGTTGCATTGGCGCTACTGTGGGATCCATAGCATGACATATTCTGATAACGATACACAAGCTGTAGCAGTAGCCTAACAAACGTCAAAAATTAGTAGGGATTTCCTCTGTTTGAGATTGCGACTCGTTTCCAGTGCCAATCATCCGTGTTCAATGTTTTGTAACACGAACATTCCTAAATCACCTGACCCAGAAGTGGGTGGGGTTTCGTCCACAGACGTTATGATTCGTTAATAAGCTGGCTGTCTTTTTTCTGCTTTGTTCATTATggtcactgagttccctgaattcatATCGgatcttgtagtcatggcagataatattcacatttttgattactttaatattcacatgaaaaagtCCACAAACCACTCCAAAAgcctttcggagccatcatcgactcagtgggttttgtccaagatttctttattgaagactcatctcttcagtaggtcctatgattgagtgtagtctggcccaggagtgtgaaggtgaacggaaaggcactgtagcaacgaaccgcccttgctgtctctgtctggctggttcccctctctccactgggattctctgcctctaaccctattacagaggctgagccactggcttactggtcctcttccatgctgtccctaggaggagtgtgtcacttgagtgggttgagtcactgacgtgatcttcctgtccggtttgGCACCCCCCCTCGGGTTTGTGCCGTgtgggagatcttcgtgggctatactcggccttgtctcaggatagtaagttggtggttgaagatatccctctagtggtgcgggggctgtgatttggcaaagtgagtggggttaaatcctgcctgtttggcactGTCATGGAGTGTcgcggacggggccacagtgtctcctgacccctcctgtctcagcctccagtatttatgctgcaatagtttatgtgttggggggctagggtcagtctgttatatctggagtatttatcctgtcttatccggtgtcctgtgtgaatttaagtatgctctctctaattctctctctctatttttctctctctctttctctttctctctttttctctcggaggacctgaggcctaggatcatgcctcaggactacctggcctgatgactccttgctgtactcagtccacctggtcgtgctgctgctccagtttcaactgttctgcctgcggctatggaaccattgcctgttcactggacgtgctaccttgtcccagacctgctgttttcaactctctagagacagcaggtgcggtagagatacactgaatgatcagctatgaaaagccaactacatctactcctgaggtgctgacctgttgcaccctctacaaccactgtgattattattatctgaccctgctggtcatctatgaacttttgaacatcttggccatgttctgttataatctccacccggcacagccagaagagaactggctacccctcatagcctggttcctctctaggtttctttctaggttcagGCCTTTCTAGGGACtttttcctagtcaccgtgcttctacacctgcattgcttgctgtttggggttttaggctgggtttctgtacagcactttatgacatcagctgatgtaagaagggctttataaatacatttgattgaagaaTGATTgatagttaccacagccacaaagtcaaaattggctctatttaaaaaatgtatttattgttaGGGATAGGCacagttagcagtgtggttaaggttcagATTACAGTTAGAGTTCGGTTTAAAATACAATGTtatgaaaataaattgtagaaaaAGGCAGGGTAACTCTACctgcatgtatatattacctcaattaccttgacaccagtgccccctcacattgactctgtacaggtacccactgtatatagcctcgctattgttatttactgctgctctttaattatttgttattcttatctcttactttttgggggggtattttcttaaaactgcattgttggtaatggtcttgtaagtaagcatttcactgtaaggtctacacctgttgtattcggcacatgtgacatacaatttgatttgatttggtgtatgactttgtggctgtggtaactagtgaagaCCCGATATGCCattattgacttgaatggggttTGAATGCTGTTGAATGCGGTTCTATTCGGTCTTATTTCTATGGTGTATATATCAGGTAATATGCGCATCAAATAAGTAGACAATATAATGAGgacatacagttgatgtcggaagtttacatacaccttagccaaatacattaaactcagtttttcacagttcctgacatttaatcctagtaaaaattccctgtcttaggtcagttcagATCACTtcgttattttaagaatgtgaaatgtcagaataatagaagagagaatgatttatttcaggttttatttctttcatcacattcccagtgggtcagaagtttgcatacactcaattagtatttggtagcattgcctttaaattgtttaacttgtgtcaaacgtttcaggtagccttccacaagcttcccacaataagttgggtgaattttggcccattcctcctgacagagctggtgtaactgagtcaggttaataggcctccttgctcgcacacgctttttcagttctgcccacaaattttctataggattggggttagggctttgtgatggccactccaataccttgactttgttgtccataagccatttttccacaactttggaagtatgcttgtggtcattgtccatttggaagacccatttgtgactaagctttaacttcctgactgatgtcttgagatgttgcttcaatatatccacatcattttcctacctcatgatgccatctattttgtgaagtgcaccagtccctcctgcagcaaagcatccccacaacatgatgctgccacccccgtggttcacggttgggatggtgttcttcagcttgcaagcctccccctttttgctccaaacataacgatggtcattatggccaaacagttctatttttgtttaatcagaccagaggacatttcaacaaaaagtgcaatctttgtccccatgtgcagttgcaatgtgcagcagtggcttcttccttgctgagcagccattcagattatgtcgatataggactcattttactttggaaatagatacttttgtacctgtttcctccagcatcttcacagggtcctttgcttttgttctgggattgatttgcacttttcgcaccaaagtacattcatctctaggagacagaacatgtctccttcctgagcggtatgacagctgcgtggtctcatgatgtttatactggcgtactattgtttgtacagatgaatgtggtaccttcaggcgtttggaaattgctcccaatgatgaaccagacttgtggcggtctacaattttttttctgaggtcttggctgatttcttttgattttcccatgatgtcaagcaaagaggcactgagtttgaaggtatgccttgaaatacatccacaggtacacctccaattgaatcaaatgatgtcaattagcctatcagaagcttctaaagccatgacatccttttctgtaattttccaagctgtttgaaggcacagtcaacttagtgtatgtaaacttctgacccactggaattgtgatactgtgaattataagtgaaatagtctgtcggtaaacaattgttggacaaattacttttgtcatgcacaaagtagatgtcttaaccgacttgccaaaactatagtttgttaacatgaaatttgtggagtggttgaaaatcgagttttaatgactcgacaacataagtgtatgtaaacttccgacttcaactgtattatatTAACACATTTCATAACTGTTTAGGCCTTCCTTTGAGTCAATATTAGCATGGACATGACTTGTGTTGTCAAGAGAAGCATTATTTCATAGTGCAAAGTTAGTAGCATTTAGGATTAGCCTAAAATTAGCCTAAATCTGCTACATATTGTGTGTCCGCATGCGGATATTATCGAATGGTCTTGCCAGAAGTTACTGCTTCCTGTCCATGTCAACAGCTTTGGCCTCTAACCCACACTTCAGCCCTCCAacatacattttagtcatttaacagacactcttatccagagagacatacaggagaaattagggttaagtgcgttgctcaagggtacatggacagatttttcaccaagtcggctcggggattcgaaccagcatgcacgcacacactaaTGTTTATCTGTTGTTGTGACTCACTCACACCTGGTCCAAAGTCACATCTCTAAAATATCAGCTAGTTTcattttcagtgtgtgtgtgtgtgggtgagtggtgggtgggtgggtgggtgggtggggggagcTATAATTATGTAAAAGTGAGGGGAGTATCATGATGATTATAACGTGAAATGAGGCCC
This window harbors:
- the abhd4 gene encoding (Lyso)-N-acylphosphatidylethanolamine lipase isoform X1, which encodes MDPTVAPMQHETETEPYSGWGWWPSWRPTSMSLLKSTEAKILSCIQNEVWSRFVTLPNQDRIWTLTLTNKTTHKPLEQTPKKTPLVMVHGFGGGVGLWIRNLDALSHSRPVYAFDLLGFGRSSRPPFPTDAALAEEQFVNSMERWRESVGLENMILLGHSLGGYLATSYAIQHPSRVSHLILVDPWGFPEHPQPGVETPAGQGPEVVKRPPLPRWVKAVASVVSLFNPLAVIRAAGPWGPGLVNRLRPDFKRKFEDLFDDDTMTEYIYHCNAQTPSGEVGFRAMSETLGWAKRPMLQRVHLLPPSMPLTMLYGSRSWVDSASGDKVAQIRVQTATRTVMIDDASHHVYADQPMEFNRVVQNICNDVD
- the abhd4 gene encoding (Lyso)-N-acylphosphatidylethanolamine lipase isoform X2, which encodes MSLLKSTEAKILSCIQNEVWSRFVTLPNQDRIWTLTLTNKTTHKPLEQTPKKTPLVMVHGFGGGVGLWIRNLDALSHSRPVYAFDLLGFGRSSRPPFPTDAALAEEQFVNSMERWRESVGLENMILLGHSLGGYLATSYAIQHPSRVSHLILVDPWGFPEHPQPGVETPAGQGPEVVKRPPLPRWVKAVASVVSLFNPLAVIRAAGPWGPGLVNRLRPDFKRKFEDLFDDDTMTEYIYHCNAQTPSGEVGFRAMSETLGWAKRPMLQRVHLLPPSMPLTMLYGSRSWVDSASGDKVAQIRVQTATRTVMIDDASHHVYADQPMEFNRVVQNICNDVD